A stretch of Pseudomonas sp. LRP2-20 DNA encodes these proteins:
- a CDS encoding ATP-binding protein codes for MLKILVRLYLVIIVAYAGALLLIPDAIVGLFHDRFMAYNLDQAKGVQSLIVRQFRQAPQAQWPAVEQDLAKVFAPLEVKLLRSDKAGLSPQEQARLEHGLYAVRIGDWGYYQTVLAPLDKDWLVSLHSPPDPLDINVLSWGVTVLIGAAMLGCLLLWVWPHWRDLERLKETARRLGQGHMAERTHISAHSNIGELAGVFDTMASDLERHVNQQRELLNAVSHELRTPLTRLDFGLVLLFDEVPPASRKRLLELVGHVRELDELVLELLSYSRLYNADQARERVEVSLLELVDSVLGGFAEELDTRGIQWEVQAEDNLPRFVLDPRLTARAVQNLVRNAMRYCDQSLLLRLRLEADGACLLTVEDDGIGIPAEERERIFQPFYRLDRSRDRNTGGFGLGLAISRRAIEGQGGTLTVGHSTLGGASFRIRLPVV; via the coding sequence ATGCTGAAGATCCTGGTGCGCCTGTATCTGGTGATCATCGTCGCCTACGCCGGGGCGTTGCTGTTGATTCCGGACGCCATCGTCGGCCTGTTCCATGACCGGTTCATGGCCTACAACCTGGACCAGGCCAAGGGCGTGCAGTCGCTGATCGTGCGCCAGTTCCGCCAGGCGCCGCAGGCGCAATGGCCGGCGGTGGAGCAGGACCTGGCCAAGGTCTTCGCGCCACTGGAGGTCAAGCTGCTGCGCAGTGACAAGGCCGGCCTCAGCCCGCAGGAACAGGCACGCCTGGAACACGGTCTGTACGCCGTGCGCATCGGCGACTGGGGCTATTACCAAACGGTGCTGGCACCTTTGGACAAGGACTGGCTGGTCAGCCTGCATTCACCCCCGGACCCACTGGACATCAACGTATTGTCCTGGGGCGTGACCGTGCTGATCGGTGCGGCGATGCTCGGCTGCCTGCTGCTCTGGGTGTGGCCGCACTGGCGCGACCTGGAGCGCCTGAAGGAAACCGCACGGCGCCTGGGGCAGGGGCACATGGCCGAGCGCACGCACATCTCTGCGCACTCGAACATCGGCGAACTGGCGGGGGTGTTCGACACCATGGCCAGCGACCTGGAGCGCCACGTCAACCAGCAGCGCGAGCTGCTCAACGCGGTATCCCACGAGCTGCGCACACCGTTGACAAGGCTGGACTTCGGCCTGGTGCTGCTGTTCGACGAGGTGCCACCGGCCAGCCGCAAGCGCCTGCTGGAACTGGTCGGGCATGTGCGCGAGCTGGACGAGCTGGTGCTCGAGCTGCTCTCTTATAGCCGCCTGTACAACGCCGACCAGGCGCGGGAGCGGGTCGAGGTGTCGTTGCTGGAGCTGGTCGACAGTGTACTCGGCGGTTTCGCCGAAGAGCTCGATACCCGGGGCATCCAGTGGGAAGTGCAGGCCGAGGACAACTTGCCACGCTTTGTACTGGACCCACGGTTGACCGCCCGGGCCGTGCAGAACCTGGTGCGCAACGCCATGCGCTATTGCGATCAAAGCCTGCTGCTTAGGCTGCGCCTGGAGGCGGACGGTGCCTGCCTGTTGACCGTGGAAGATGACGGCATCGGTATCCCGGCCGAGGAGCGTGAGCGGATCTTCCAGCCGTTCTATCGCCTGGACCGCAGCCGCGACCGCAATACCGGCGGTTTCGGTCTGGGCCTGGCGATCAGTCGCCGAGCGATCGAGGGGCAGGGGGGAACCTTGACGGTCGGTCACTCGACCCTGGGAGGCGCATCGTTCAGGATTCGCTTGCCTGTGGTCTGA
- a CDS encoding response regulator transcription factor, translated as MPNILLVEDDSALSELIASYLQRNDFHVRVIARGDHVLDAFRQDNPDLVILDLMLPGIDGLQLCRLLRQASQSLPILMLTARDDSHDQVLGLEMGADDYVTKPCEPRVLLARVRTLLRRSSVNEPRLDSHQILIGGLRIDLAERLVSWRGEEVELSSGEYNLLVVLARNAGEVLSRDRILQQLRGIEFNGTDRSVDVAISKLRRKFDDSAGEARKIKTVWGKGYLFSRVEWEC; from the coding sequence ATGCCCAACATTCTCCTGGTCGAAGACGACAGTGCGCTGTCCGAGTTGATCGCCAGCTACCTGCAACGCAACGATTTCCATGTCCGGGTGATTGCCCGTGGCGACCACGTGCTGGACGCCTTCCGGCAAGACAACCCTGACCTGGTGATTCTCGACTTGATGCTCCCAGGCATCGATGGCCTGCAACTGTGCCGCTTGCTGCGCCAGGCGTCGCAGAGCCTGCCGATCCTGATGCTGACTGCCCGTGACGACAGCCACGACCAGGTGCTGGGCCTGGAAATGGGCGCCGACGACTACGTGACCAAACCCTGCGAGCCCCGGGTGCTGCTGGCCCGCGTGCGCACCTTGCTGCGCCGCAGCAGCGTCAACGAGCCGCGCCTGGACAGCCACCAGATCCTCATCGGCGGCCTGCGCATCGACCTTGCCGAGCGCCTGGTCAGCTGGCGCGGCGAAGAGGTGGAACTGTCCAGCGGTGAATACAACCTGCTGGTGGTGCTGGCGCGCAACGCCGGCGAGGTGCTCAGCCGCGACCGCATCCTCCAGCAGTTGCGCGGTATCGAGTTCAACGGTACCGACCGCTCGGTGGACGTGGCCATTTCCAAGCTGCGCCGCAAGTTCGATGACAGTGCCGGCGAGGCGCGTAAGATCAAGACCGTGTGGGGCAAGGGCTACCTGTTCAGCCGTGTCGAGTGGGAGTGCTGA
- a CDS encoding efflux RND transporter periplasmic adaptor subunit, whose protein sequence is MPITLPPHLRPLALVALLTLPLAGCDDSAEQDEKQPTPQVRVETLHLQPLAISTELSGRILAPRTAEVRARVAGVVLKRVYREGSDVKQGDVLFLIDPAPFKADHDSARATLAKAEATLYQARLQEQRYRQLVDDKAVSRQEYDNARAAFLQADAAVAEAKAALERARLNLGYATVTAPISGRIGRALVTEGALVGQNETTPLATIQQLDPIHADVTQSTRELTALRRALRAGELQQAGDGQARATLIQDDGSAYPLPGKLLFSDISVDPSTNQITLRSEFPNPDLDLLPGSYVRVRLEQAVQPKGLSVPQRAILRDSAGVPKVLVVNPQSRISERQVVLGNAQGDRWLVSEGLAPGERVVVEGLQHVKAGDQVQVDPDAQSIVQHNGQ, encoded by the coding sequence ATGCCTATTACCCTCCCCCCGCACCTGCGCCCTCTGGCGCTCGTGGCGCTGCTCACGCTGCCGTTGGCCGGTTGCGACGACTCGGCCGAGCAGGACGAAAAACAACCCACACCCCAGGTGCGGGTAGAAACCCTGCACTTGCAGCCCCTGGCCATCAGCACCGAGCTGAGCGGGCGCATTCTCGCCCCGCGCACAGCCGAAGTGCGCGCCCGCGTCGCCGGCGTGGTGCTCAAGCGGGTCTACCGCGAAGGCAGCGACGTCAAACAGGGCGATGTGCTGTTCCTCATCGACCCGGCGCCGTTCAAGGCCGACCACGACAGCGCCCGCGCAACCCTGGCCAAGGCCGAGGCCACGCTGTACCAGGCGCGCCTGCAAGAGCAGCGCTACCGTCAGCTGGTCGACGACAAGGCAGTCAGCCGCCAGGAATACGACAACGCCCGCGCCGCCTTCCTCCAGGCCGACGCTGCCGTTGCCGAAGCCAAGGCGGCGCTGGAGCGCGCCCGCCTGAACCTGGGCTATGCCACGGTCACTGCACCAATCTCCGGGCGCATCGGCCGCGCCCTGGTCACCGAGGGCGCGCTGGTCGGGCAGAACGAGACCACGCCGCTGGCGACCATCCAGCAGCTCGACCCGATCCATGCCGACGTCACCCAGTCGACCCGCGAACTCACCGCCCTGCGGCGGGCATTGCGCGCAGGTGAACTGCAGCAGGCCGGCGATGGCCAGGCCCGCGCCACCTTGATCCAGGACGATGGCAGTGCCTACCCGCTGCCAGGCAAGCTGCTGTTCTCCGACATCAGCGTCGACCCCAGCACCAACCAGATCACCCTGCGCAGCGAATTCCCCAACCCGGACCTCGACCTGTTGCCGGGCAGCTACGTGCGCGTGCGCCTGGAGCAGGCCGTGCAGCCCAAAGGCCTGAGCGTGCCGCAACGGGCCATCCTGCGTGACAGTGCCGGGGTGCCGAAGGTGCTGGTGGTCAACCCTCAGTCGCGCATCAGCGAGCGCCAGGTGGTGCTGGGTAACGCCCAGGGTGACCGCTGGCTGGTCAGCGAAGGCCTGGCGCCCGGCGAGCGGGTGGTGGTCGAAGGCCTGCAGCACGTCAAGGCCGGCGACCAGGTCCAGGTCGACCCTGACGCTCAGTCCATCGTCCAGCACAACGGCCAGTGA
- a CDS encoding efflux RND transporter permease subunit: MPQFFIDRPIFAWVVALFILLAGALAIPQLPVAQYPNVAPPQVEIYAVYPGASAATLDESVVSLIEQELNGADNLLYFSSQSSLGSATITATFEPGTHPDLAQVDVQNRLKVVESRLPRQVTQQGLQVEKVSTGFLLLGTLTSEDGSLDETALSDILARNVMNEIRRLKGVGKAQLYGSERAMRIWIDPRKLIGFNLTPNDVVEAIAAQNAQVAPGSIGDLPARGTQEITANVVVRGQLSTPEEFAAIVLRANPDGSSVTVGDVARVEIGAQEYQYGTRLNGKPATAFSVQLAPGANAMETATLVRAKMQELARYFPEGVKYDIPYDTSPFVKVSIQQVINTLFEAMLLVFAVMFLFLQNLRYTLIPTLVVPVALMGTFSVMLAMGFSVNVLTLFGMVLAIGILVDDAIVVVENVERIMAEEGLPPKEATRKAMGQISGAIVGITLVLVAVFLPMAFMKGSVGVIYQQFSLSMAVSILFSAFLALSLTPALCATLLKPLAKGERHERKGFFGWFNRRFESMSNGYQRWVLQALKRSGRYLLLYGVLLAVLGYGFSQLPTAFLPTEDQGYTITDIQLPPGASRMRTEQVAAQIEAHNAEEPGVGNTTLILGFSFSGSGQNAALAFTTLKDWSERGADDSAQSIADRATLAFTQLKDAVAYSVLPPPIDGLGESTGFELRLQDRGGMGHEALMAARDELLAGAQKSKVLANVREASLAESPQVQLEIDRRQANALGVSFADIGSVLDVAVGSSYVNDFPNQGRMQRVVVQAEGDQRSQVEDLLKIHVRNSSGKMVPLGAFVQAKWVSGPVQLTRYNGYPAVSISGEPAAGYSSGEAMAEIERLVAQLPAGAGLEWTGLSLQERLSGSQAPLLMALSLLVVFLCLAALYESWSIPTAVLLVVPLGVLGAVLAVTLRGMPNDVFFKVGLITLIGLSAKNAILIIEFAKHLVDQGVDAVDAAVQAARLRLRPIVMTSLAFILGVVPLAIATGASSASQQAIGTGVIGGMLSATLAVVFVPVFFVVVMRLAGRGRTQAEQARAREA; this comes from the coding sequence ATGCCGCAGTTCTTCATCGACCGCCCGATCTTCGCCTGGGTGGTCGCGCTGTTCATCCTGCTTGCCGGCGCCCTGGCCATCCCCCAGCTGCCAGTGGCGCAGTACCCCAACGTGGCGCCGCCGCAGGTGGAAATCTACGCCGTGTACCCGGGCGCCTCGGCGGCGACCCTGGACGAAAGCGTGGTCAGCCTGATCGAGCAGGAGCTCAACGGCGCCGACAACCTGCTGTACTTCTCGTCGCAGAGCAGCCTGGGCAGCGCCACGATAACCGCCACCTTCGAGCCCGGCACTCACCCCGACCTGGCCCAGGTCGACGTGCAGAACCGCCTCAAGGTGGTCGAGTCGCGCCTGCCGCGCCAGGTGACCCAGCAAGGCCTGCAGGTAGAAAAGGTGTCCACCGGCTTCCTGCTGCTCGGCACCCTCACCTCGGAAGACGGCAGCCTCGATGAAACCGCGCTGTCCGACATCCTCGCGCGCAACGTGATGAACGAAATCCGCCGCCTCAAGGGTGTCGGCAAGGCGCAGCTGTATGGTTCCGAACGTGCCATGCGCATCTGGATCGACCCGCGCAAGCTGATCGGCTTCAACCTCACGCCTAACGATGTGGTCGAGGCCATCGCCGCGCAGAACGCTCAGGTCGCCCCCGGCAGCATCGGCGACCTGCCCGCCCGCGGCACCCAGGAAATCACCGCCAACGTGGTGGTCAGGGGCCAGCTCAGCACGCCCGAGGAATTCGCCGCCATCGTTCTGCGGGCCAACCCGGATGGCTCCAGCGTCACCGTCGGCGATGTCGCCCGGGTGGAGATCGGCGCCCAGGAGTACCAGTACGGCACCCGCCTGAACGGCAAGCCGGCCACCGCCTTCAGCGTGCAGCTGGCGCCGGGGGCCAACGCCATGGAAACCGCCACCCTGGTGCGGGCGAAGATGCAGGAACTGGCGCGCTACTTCCCTGAAGGGGTCAAGTACGACATTCCTTACGACACCTCGCCGTTCGTCAAGGTGTCGATCCAGCAGGTCATCAACACCCTGTTCGAAGCCATGCTGCTGGTGTTCGCGGTGATGTTCCTGTTCCTGCAGAACCTGCGCTACACGCTGATCCCGACCCTGGTGGTGCCGGTGGCGCTGATGGGCACCTTCTCCGTAATGCTGGCCATGGGCTTCTCGGTCAACGTGCTGACCCTGTTCGGCATGGTACTGGCCATCGGCATCCTGGTCGACGACGCCATCGTGGTGGTAGAGAACGTCGAGCGGATCATGGCCGAGGAAGGCCTGCCGCCCAAGGAGGCCACGCGCAAGGCCATGGGCCAGATCAGCGGCGCCATCGTCGGCATCACCCTGGTGCTGGTGGCGGTGTTCCTGCCGATGGCCTTCATGAAAGGCTCGGTGGGGGTGATCTACCAGCAGTTCTCGCTGTCGATGGCGGTGTCGATCCTGTTCTCGGCGTTCCTCGCCCTGAGCCTGACCCCGGCCCTGTGCGCCACGTTGCTCAAGCCGCTGGCCAAGGGCGAACGGCATGAGCGCAAAGGCTTCTTCGGCTGGTTCAACCGCCGTTTCGAAAGCATGAGCAACGGCTACCAGCGCTGGGTGCTGCAGGCGCTCAAGCGCAGCGGCCGCTACCTGCTGCTGTATGGCGTGCTGCTGGCCGTGCTGGGTTATGGCTTCAGCCAATTGCCCACGGCGTTTTTGCCCACCGAAGACCAGGGCTACACCATCACCGACATCCAGCTGCCGCCGGGCGCCAGCCGCATGCGCACCGAGCAGGTTGCCGCCCAGATCGAGGCGCACAACGCCGAAGAGCCGGGTGTCGGCAACACCACGCTGATCCTCGGGTTCAGCTTCTCGGGCAGTGGCCAGAACGCCGCGCTGGCCTTCACCACGCTCAAGGACTGGTCCGAACGCGGCGCCGACGACAGTGCCCAGTCGATCGCCGACCGCGCCACCCTGGCCTTTACCCAGCTCAAGGATGCCGTGGCCTACTCCGTGCTGCCGCCCCCGATTGATGGTTTGGGTGAGTCGACCGGTTTCGAGCTGCGCCTGCAGGACCGCGGCGGCATGGGCCATGAGGCGCTGATGGCCGCCCGCGACGAGCTGCTGGCCGGCGCGCAAAAAAGCAAGGTGCTGGCCAACGTGCGCGAAGCCTCGCTGGCGGAAAGCCCGCAGGTGCAACTGGAAATCGACCGCCGCCAGGCCAACGCCCTGGGCGTGTCGTTCGCCGACATCGGCTCGGTGCTGGACGTCGCCGTGGGTTCCAGCTACGTCAACGACTTCCCCAACCAGGGCCGCATGCAGCGGGTGGTGGTGCAGGCCGAAGGCGATCAGCGCAGCCAGGTCGAGGACCTGCTGAAGATCCACGTGCGCAACAGCAGCGGCAAGATGGTGCCACTGGGCGCCTTCGTCCAGGCCAAGTGGGTCAGTGGCCCGGTGCAGCTGACCCGTTACAACGGCTACCCGGCGGTGTCGATTTCCGGTGAGCCGGCGGCGGGTTACAGCTCGGGTGAAGCCATGGCCGAGATCGAGCGCCTGGTCGCCCAGCTGCCGGCCGGTGCCGGCCTGGAATGGACCGGCCTGTCGCTGCAGGAACGCCTGTCCGGCAGCCAGGCACCGCTGCTGATGGCGTTGTCGTTGCTGGTGGTGTTCCTGTGCCTGGCGGCGCTGTACGAAAGCTGGTCGATCCCGACTGCGGTGCTGCTGGTGGTGCCACTTGGGGTGCTTGGCGCGGTGCTGGCGGTGACCCTGCGCGGCATGCCCAACGACGTGTTCTTCAAGGTCGGCCTGATCACCCTGATCGGCCTGTCGGCGAAGAACGCCATCCTCATCATCGAGTTCGCCAAGCACCTGGTCGACCAGGGCGTGGACGCCGTCGACGCTGCCGTGCAGGCCGCGCGCCTGCGCCTGCGGCCGATCGTCATGACGTCGCTGGCGTTCATCCTCGGCGTGGTGCCGCTGGCCATCGCCACCGGCGCCAGCTCGGCGAGCCAGCAGGCAATCGGCACCGGAGTGATCGGCGGGATGCTCAGCGCCACCCTGGCGGTGGTGTTCGTGCCGGTGTTCTTCGTGGTGGTGATGCGCCTGGCGGGGCGCGGCCGCACCCAGGCCGAACAGGCGCGGGCACGCGAAGCCTGA
- the mobA gene encoding molybdenum cofactor guanylyltransferase MobA, which translates to MPDALPPCSVLILAGGRGQRMGGRDKGLLEWRGEPLVAHIQRTVRPLSDDLVISCNRNQQAYKAYADQLVGDAEADFPGPLAGVIAGLQVARHEWVVLLACDAPLVDKVLIDSLRQLAVTGDSVAMVRQGGFWQPMFSVLPRRVLPVLEQAWLAGERSLQKALLREAVQGLECADDDPRLSNFNSPDLLQG; encoded by the coding sequence ATGCCTGATGCCCTGCCCCCTTGCTCCGTCCTGATCCTCGCCGGTGGCCGCGGCCAGCGCATGGGCGGGCGTGACAAAGGCCTGCTGGAATGGCGCGGCGAGCCGTTGGTCGCGCATATCCAGCGTACCGTTCGGCCGCTCAGTGATGACCTTGTGATTTCCTGCAACCGCAACCAGCAGGCGTACAAGGCTTACGCAGACCAACTGGTGGGCGACGCCGAGGCGGACTTCCCCGGGCCGCTGGCCGGGGTGATTGCCGGGCTGCAGGTGGCCAGGCATGAATGGGTGGTGCTGCTGGCGTGCGATGCGCCTTTGGTTGACAAGGTGTTGATCGATAGCTTGCGGCAGTTGGCTGTGACCGGTGACAGTGTCGCAATGGTGCGCCAGGGCGGGTTTTGGCAGCCGATGTTCAGCGTCTTGCCGCGCCGGGTGTTGCCGGTGCTGGAGCAGGCTTGGCTGGCGGGTGAGCGCAGCTTGCAGAAGGCCTTGTTGCGGGAGGCGGTGCAAGGGCTGGAGTGTGCCGATGATGATCCGCGGCTGAGCAACTTCAATAGCCCCGATTTGCTGCAAGGCTGA
- a CDS encoding fatty acid CoA ligase family protein — translation MPQPSYTQGNPTKALLSQCIGDAFDATVARFPERDALVVRHQALRYTWQQLADAVDQHARALMAVGVQPGDRLGIWAPNCAEWCITQFASAKVGAILVNINPAYRSSELDYALGQSGCRWVICADAFKTSDYHAMLLGLIPGLANGQPGALVCERFPELRGVVSLALSPPAGFLAWHDLQARAESVSRDALAERQAQLHCDDPINIQYTSGTTGFPKGATLSHGNILNNGYMVGESLGLTEHDRLVVPVPLYHCFGMVMANLGCMTHGSTLIYPSDAFDPLATLRAVAEEKATALYGVPTMFIAELDHPQRGEFDLSSLRTGIMAGATCPIEVMRRVIGEMHMAEVQIAYGMTETSPVSLQTGPDDDLERRVTSVGRTQPRLESKVVDADGNTVPRGTIGELCTRGYSVMLGYWNNPKATAESIDGEGWMHTGDLAVMDEQGYVRIVGRSKDMIIRGGENIYPRELEEFFFTHPAVADVQVIGVPCSKYGEEIVAWVRLHPGHTASADELRDWAKARIAHFKVPRYFRFVDEFPMTVTGKVQKFRMREISIEELTAR, via the coding sequence ATGCCCCAGCCAAGCTACACCCAGGGCAACCCGACCAAGGCCCTGCTCAGCCAATGCATTGGTGACGCCTTCGACGCCACCGTCGCCCGCTTCCCCGAGCGCGATGCGCTGGTGGTCCGCCACCAGGCCCTGCGCTACACCTGGCAGCAACTGGCCGATGCCGTCGACCAGCACGCCCGCGCACTCATGGCCGTGGGCGTGCAGCCCGGCGACCGCTTAGGCATCTGGGCGCCCAATTGCGCCGAGTGGTGCATCACCCAGTTTGCCAGCGCCAAGGTCGGCGCGATCCTGGTCAACATCAACCCGGCCTACCGCTCCAGCGAGCTTGACTACGCCCTCGGCCAGTCCGGCTGCCGCTGGGTGATCTGCGCCGACGCCTTCAAGACCTCCGATTACCACGCCATGCTGCTGGGCCTGATCCCGGGCCTGGCGAACGGTCAGCCCGGTGCTCTGGTCTGCGAGCGTTTCCCCGAACTGCGCGGGGTGGTCAGCCTGGCGCTCTCACCACCGGCTGGCTTCCTCGCCTGGCATGACCTGCAAGCCCGTGCCGAGTCGGTCAGCCGTGATGCCCTGGCCGAGCGCCAGGCGCAACTGCACTGCGACGACCCGATCAACATCCAGTACACCTCCGGCACCACCGGCTTCCCCAAGGGCGCCACGCTCAGCCACGGCAACATCCTCAACAACGGCTACATGGTCGGTGAAAGCCTGGGCCTCACCGAACACGACCGCCTGGTGGTACCGGTGCCGCTGTACCACTGTTTCGGCATGGTCATGGCCAACCTGGGCTGCATGACCCACGGCAGCACGCTGATCTACCCCAGTGATGCCTTCGACCCGCTGGCAACCCTGCGCGCCGTGGCCGAGGAAAAGGCCACCGCCCTGTATGGCGTGCCAACCATGTTCATCGCCGAGCTGGACCACCCGCAGCGTGGCGAATTCGACTTGTCGAGCCTGCGCACCGGGATCATGGCCGGCGCCACCTGCCCGATCGAAGTGATGCGCCGGGTGATCGGTGAGATGCACATGGCCGAGGTGCAGATTGCCTACGGCATGACCGAGACCAGCCCGGTGTCGCTGCAGACCGGGCCCGACGATGACCTGGAGCGCCGGGTGACCAGCGTCGGCCGCACCCAGCCACGGCTGGAGAGCAAGGTGGTCGACGCCGACGGCAACACCGTGCCGCGTGGCACGATCGGTGAACTGTGTACCCGCGGCTACAGCGTGATGCTGGGTTACTGGAACAACCCCAAGGCCACCGCCGAGAGCATCGATGGCGAAGGCTGGATGCACACCGGTGACCTGGCGGTGATGGACGAGCAGGGCTATGTGCGCATTGTCGGGCGCAGCAAGGACATGATCATTCGCGGCGGCGAGAACATCTACCCGCGGGAGCTGGAGGAGTTCTTCTTCACTCACCCGGCAGTCGCCGATGTGCAGGTGATCGGCGTGCCGTGCAGCAAGTATGGCGAAGAGATCGTCGCCTGGGTGCGCCTGCATCCTGGGCATACCGCCAGCGCGGACGAGCTGCGCGACTGGGCGAAAGCGCGGATCGCGCACTTCAAGGTGCCCAGGTATTTCCGGTTCGTCGACGAGTTCCCGATGACGGTGACCGGCAAGGTGCAGAAGTTCCGGATGCGCGAGATCAGCATCGAGGAACTGACGGCGCGATGA
- the peaD gene encoding quinohemoprotein amine dehydrogenase subunit beta encodes MKAGRCAQLALTIAATACTWAVQADDAGPALKAGQEYLITTNYPNNLHVIDVASDTLYKSCQMPDKFGPGTAMMAPDNRTAYVLNNHYADIYGIDLDTCKTTFHANLSSVPGEVGKSMYSFALSPDGKEVYATVNPTQRLNDHYVVKPPRLEVYSTADGLEAKPLRTFPMPRQVYLMRAADDGSLFFVGPDIYKMDVKTGKYTVALPLRNWNRKGYSAPDVLYFWPHQSPRHEFSMLYTIARFKDAKQDPNEAQPLYGYLSIDLKTGKPHTQEFADLTELYFTGLRSPKDPNQIYGVLNRLAKYDIKQRKLIKAANLEHTYYCVTFDKKGDKLYLGGTFNDLAVFDPETLEKVKNIKLPGGDMSTTTPQVFVR; translated from the coding sequence ATGAAAGCTGGACGCTGCGCGCAACTCGCGCTGACCATCGCCGCCACAGCCTGCACCTGGGCGGTACAGGCCGATGATGCCGGCCCGGCCCTCAAGGCTGGCCAGGAATACCTGATCACCACCAACTACCCGAACAACCTGCACGTCATCGACGTGGCCAGCGACACGCTGTACAAGAGCTGCCAGATGCCCGACAAGTTCGGCCCCGGCACCGCGATGATGGCGCCGGACAACCGCACCGCCTACGTGCTCAACAACCATTATGCCGACATCTACGGCATCGACCTGGACACCTGCAAGACCACCTTCCACGCCAATCTGTCCAGCGTGCCCGGCGAAGTCGGCAAGTCGATGTACTCGTTTGCCCTGAGCCCCGATGGCAAAGAGGTGTACGCCACGGTCAACCCGACCCAGCGCCTGAACGACCACTACGTGGTCAAGCCACCGCGCCTGGAGGTGTACAGCACCGCTGACGGCCTGGAGGCCAAGCCGCTGCGCACATTCCCGATGCCGCGCCAGGTCTACCTGATGCGCGCCGCCGATGATGGCAGCCTGTTCTTCGTGGGGCCGGACATCTACAAGATGGACGTGAAGACCGGCAAGTACACCGTGGCCCTGCCGCTGCGCAACTGGAACCGCAAAGGCTACAGTGCCCCGGATGTGCTGTACTTCTGGCCGCACCAGAGCCCGCGCCATGAGTTCTCGATGCTCTACACCATTGCCAGGTTCAAGGACGCCAAGCAGGACCCGAACGAGGCGCAGCCGCTGTACGGCTACCTGAGCATCGACCTCAAGACCGGCAAACCCCACACCCAGGAGTTCGCCGACCTGACCGAGCTGTACTTCACCGGCCTGCGCTCGCCGAAGGACCCGAACCAGATCTACGGCGTGCTCAACCGCCTGGCCAAGTACGACATCAAGCAGCGCAAGCTGATCAAGGCGGCTAATCTGGAGCACACCTATTACTGCGTGACCTTCGACAAGAAGGGCGACAAGCTGTACCTGGGCGGCACCTTCAATGACCTGGCGGTGTTCGACCCCGAGACACTGGAGAAGGTGAAGAACATCAAGCTGCCGGGCGGTGACATGTCCACCACCACACCGCAGGTGTTCGTCCGCTAA
- the qhpC gene encoding quinohemoprotein amine dehydrogenase subunit gamma — MKHLKPLNNKARILEQAAAEDRVADVLAMSAVAGCTATTDPGWEVDAFGGVSSLCQPMEADLYGCSDPCWWPAQVPDMMNTYQDWNAQANNSQEDWRNLGTVFPKDK, encoded by the coding sequence ATGAAGCATTTGAAGCCCCTGAACAACAAGGCGCGCATCCTCGAACAGGCCGCCGCCGAAGACCGCGTCGCCGACGTCCTGGCCATGAGCGCGGTGGCCGGCTGCACCGCCACCACCGACCCGGGTTGGGAAGTGGACGCCTTTGGCGGCGTCAGCTCGCTGTGCCAGCCGATGGAGGCCGACCTGTACGGTTGCTCCGACCCTTGCTGGTGGCCGGCCCAGGTGCCGGACATGATGAATACTTACCAGGACTGGAACGCCCAGGCGAACAACTCCCAGGAAGACTGGCGCAACCTCGGCACCGTGTTCCCTAAAGACAAGTGA